From one Chloroflexota bacterium genomic stretch:
- a CDS encoding cupin domain-containing protein, with translation MKHDPRLYITGHNAKGESIWAAERALDLAAPAQGVKTDPLWQISRVPVPMDESGAVTPGLLWFANGLNFRYVVFPPRSRRASAFERPPRAGLHETDTVDLIVMVSGELYVGLEGTKREVALRSGDVLIQRGTTHYWHNKGKRPAVFTVVIVDAKRTAKTPRTKSGARSTRVGRPAQMRR, from the coding sequence ATGAAGCACGACCCACGACTCTACATCACGGGGCACAACGCCAAGGGCGAGTCCATCTGGGCGGCGGAGCGCGCCCTTGACCTGGCCGCGCCCGCGCAGGGCGTGAAGACGGACCCGCTGTGGCAGATCTCGCGGGTGCCGGTGCCGATGGATGAAAGCGGCGCGGTGACCCCCGGCCTCTTGTGGTTCGCGAACGGGCTCAACTTTCGCTACGTGGTCTTTCCGCCGCGATCGCGGCGGGCTTCCGCATTTGAGAGGCCGCCGCGGGCGGGGCTGCACGAGACGGACACCGTGGACCTCATCGTCATGGTCTCGGGCGAATTGTACGTCGGGCTTGAGGGGACGAAGAGAGAGGTGGCCCTGCGGTCGGGAGACGTCCTCATCCAGCGCGGGACGACGCACTACTGGCACAACAAGGGCAAACGTCCCGCCGTCTTCACCGTCGTCATCGTGGATGCCAAGCGGACGGCCAAGACGCCGCGGACGAAATCAGGCGCGCGCTCCACGAGAGTCGGCAGGCCGGCGCAGATGCGCCGGTGA
- a CDS encoding acyl-CoA dehydrogenase produces the protein MHFSFSETEERFQHDMRSFLQASLPPDWDGPVLSSEERNMEVILVLRKKLAKKGWLTIGWAKEYGGLGESPIMQTIYLEELAYHRASVRDIGVELLGPTLALHGTEEQKRTFLPPLSRGEMVWCQGYSEPGTGSDLASLTTRAVEDGDDFIVTGRKVWISNAHLSNWMFLLARTGEANSRHNGLSFLLLDMKSPGVTVRPIHDMIGGHHFNEVTLDDVRIPKRWLVGEKNRGWAVSVTLLTFERQRIDYSARGRRTLEELVAYVRDISALSRESASARLIRQSLADLVIRVNMNRLMAYRVAQAFAKGELPTTQASITKVSGAELLQAMARVGMQLLGLYGQVETESKHAKLAGRLLRMYALSLSTSIAGGTNEIQRNLIATRGLGLPR, from the coding sequence ATGCACTTCTCTTTCTCCGAAACTGAAGAGCGCTTCCAACACGATATGCGGAGTTTCCTGCAGGCATCGCTGCCGCCGGATTGGGACGGCCCGGTTCTCAGCAGCGAAGAACGAAACATGGAGGTCATCCTCGTTTTACGCAAGAAATTGGCGAAGAAGGGCTGGCTGACGATAGGTTGGGCTAAGGAATACGGCGGGCTCGGCGAATCGCCGATCATGCAGACGATCTACCTCGAAGAACTGGCCTACCATCGAGCCTCAGTCCGGGACATCGGCGTCGAGCTCTTGGGGCCGACATTGGCCCTTCATGGCACCGAGGAGCAGAAGCGTACCTTTCTGCCCCCGCTTTCCAGAGGGGAGATGGTATGGTGCCAGGGCTACTCCGAGCCGGGAACCGGCTCGGACCTCGCCTCCCTCACAACCCGGGCGGTGGAGGATGGAGATGACTTCATCGTCACCGGGCGAAAGGTCTGGATAAGCAACGCGCACCTATCGAACTGGATGTTCCTCTTGGCGCGTACAGGAGAGGCAAACTCTCGCCACAATGGGCTGAGCTTTCTGCTCCTTGATATGAAGTCGCCGGGAGTGACGGTGCGGCCTATCCATGACATGATCGGCGGCCATCATTTCAATGAGGTTACTCTCGATGACGTCCGGATCCCGAAGCGCTGGCTTGTCGGCGAGAAGAATCGCGGTTGGGCTGTATCGGTGACGCTGCTGACATTCGAACGGCAACGGATCGACTACTCCGCCAGGGGGCGCAGGACACTCGAGGAGCTTGTCGCATATGTCAGGGATATTTCCGCGCTCAGCCGTGAGAGCGCGTCGGCAAGGCTTATTCGCCAGAGCCTCGCCGATCTTGTTATTCGAGTGAACATGAATCGGCTGATGGCCTACCGGGTGGCCCAGGCCTTTGCCAAGGGAGAACTCCCCACCACCCAAGCCTCAATCACCAAGGTATCTGGGGCAGAGCTGCTCCAGGCCATGGCTCGGGTAGGCATGCAGCTGCTCGGCCTGTACGGTCAAGTTGAGACCGAATCAAAGCATGCGAAGCTGGCAGGGAGACTGCTGCGGATGTATGCCCTATCGCTAAGCACATCCATCGCCGGCGGCACGAACGAGATCCAACGAAATCTAATCGCGACGCGAGGTCTGGGATTGCCGCGGTAG
- the hemL gene encoding glutamate-1-semialdehyde-2,1-aminomutase, producing the protein MPSRSERLFQEAQRYLPGGVDSPVRAFRAVGGAPRFIARGRGAYLFDADGKRYVDYVGSWGPLILGHAHPKVVAALQKAARLGTSYGAPTELETTLAKLVVKAFPSIEMLRFVSSGTEACMSAIRAARAYTGRDTIVKFDGCYHGHSDGLLVKAGSGGATFGVPDSAGVPAAYAALTLVAKYNDASSVEALLQANKGKVAAIIIEPIAANIGVVPPKPGFLKALREMADAHGVLLIFDEVISGFRVAFGGAQQLYGIKADLTCLGKIIGGGMPVGAYGGRREIMEKIAPLGPAYQAGTLSGNPLAMTAGIETLKALSAAGVYKRLEKASNALEVGLGEAARKNGREVAITRMGSLLTLFFAKGPADSWAAVEKADRQQFGAFFHRMLESCIYLPPSQFEAWFVSLAHSESDIQKTVRAAEKALAA; encoded by the coding sequence ATGCCTAGCCGCTCCGAAAGGCTCTTTCAAGAGGCACAGCGGTATCTGCCCGGCGGCGTTGACAGCCCGGTTCGCGCCTTCCGCGCGGTGGGCGGCGCGCCGCGATTCATCGCGCGCGGCAGGGGGGCGTACCTTTTCGATGCCGACGGCAAGCGCTACGTTGACTACGTCGGCTCCTGGGGGCCGCTGATCTTGGGCCACGCCCATCCGAAAGTTGTGGCGGCGCTGCAGAAGGCGGCGAGGCTGGGGACGAGCTATGGCGCGCCGACGGAGCTGGAGACGACGCTGGCAAAGCTGGTGGTGAAAGCCTTCCCCTCGATAGAGATGCTGCGGTTCGTCAGCTCCGGCACGGAGGCGTGCATGAGCGCCATCCGGGCGGCGCGGGCCTACACGGGCCGCGACACGATTGTCAAGTTCGACGGCTGTTACCACGGCCACTCCGACGGCCTACTGGTGAAGGCAGGCTCCGGCGGCGCGACCTTCGGCGTGCCGGACAGCGCGGGGGTGCCCGCGGCCTACGCGGCGCTGACGCTGGTGGCGAAGTATAACGACGCTTCTTCCGTGGAGGCGCTGCTGCAGGCGAACAAGGGCAAAGTGGCGGCGATCATCATCGAGCCGATCGCGGCGAACATCGGCGTTGTGCCGCCGAAGCCGGGGTTCCTCAAGGCGTTGCGGGAGATGGCGGATGCCCACGGCGTGCTGCTCATCTTTGATGAGGTGATCAGCGGCTTTCGCGTCGCCTTCGGCGGCGCACAGCAGCTCTACGGCATCAAGGCCGACCTGACGTGCCTGGGGAAGATCATCGGCGGTGGCATGCCTGTAGGCGCGTACGGCGGTCGCAGAGAGATCATGGAGAAGATCGCGCCGCTCGGCCCGGCCTATCAGGCGGGAACGCTTTCCGGCAACCCGTTGGCGATGACGGCGGGCATAGAGACGCTGAAGGCGCTTTCGGCGGCGGGTGTCTACAAGCGGCTGGAGAAGGCGTCCAATGCGTTGGAGGTGGGATTGGGGGAGGCGGCGCGGAAGAACGGGCGGGAGGTCGCCATCACGCGCATGGGCTCGCTGTTGACGCTCTTCTTCGCCAAGGGCCCCGCCGATTCGTGGGCGGCGGTGGAAAAGGCGGACCGCCAGCAGTTCGGGGCCTTTTTCCACAGGATGCTGGAGTCCTGCATCTACCTGCCGCCTTCGCAGTTCGAGGCGTGGTTCGTCTCGCTGGCCCATAGCGAGAGCGATATCCAAAAGACAGTAAGGGCGGCGGAGAAAGCGCTGGCGGCATAG
- the hemB gene encoding porphobilinogen synthase, giving the protein MAAIFPVLRMRRLRRSEPVRQLVRETSLSPQDFIYPMFVTHGKGVRKEISAMPGCYHLSPDEAVREAQEVKRLGIPAVLLFGIPASKDGVGSEAYVESGIVQQAVRAIKQAVPEIVVVTDVCLCEYTDHGHCGIVVDGHVENDKSLELIAQAALSHAKAGADVVAPSDMMDGRVAAIRRLLDADGFSTTPIMSYAAKYASAFFGPFREAAGSAPQFGDRRGYQMDPANAREALREMEMDIGEGADIIMVKPALAYLDIIARARQRFDLPIAAYNVSGEYSMLKAAARNGWLDERRSVMEALTGIKRAGADIIITYHAKDAAKWLSE; this is encoded by the coding sequence ATGGCGGCGATATTTCCCGTCTTGCGGATGCGGCGGTTGCGGCGGAGCGAGCCGGTGCGGCAGCTGGTGCGCGAGACTTCGCTTTCGCCCCAGGACTTCATCTATCCGATGTTCGTGACACACGGGAAGGGCGTGCGCAAGGAGATCTCGGCGATGCCGGGCTGCTACCACCTTTCGCCGGACGAGGCGGTTCGCGAGGCTCAGGAGGTGAAGCGCCTGGGCATCCCGGCGGTGCTGCTCTTCGGCATCCCAGCATCGAAAGACGGCGTTGGGAGCGAGGCCTATGTGGAGAGCGGCATCGTGCAGCAGGCGGTGCGGGCGATCAAGCAGGCCGTTCCAGAGATAGTCGTCGTTACGGACGTCTGCCTGTGCGAATATACCGACCACGGGCACTGTGGCATCGTAGTGGACGGGCATGTGGAGAATGACAAGAGCCTGGAGCTCATCGCGCAGGCGGCGCTTTCACACGCCAAGGCGGGGGCGGACGTCGTCGCGCCGTCAGACATGATGGACGGGCGCGTGGCGGCGATCCGAAGACTCCTGGACGCCGACGGCTTCAGCACAACGCCCATCATGTCCTACGCGGCGAAGTACGCTTCCGCGTTCTTCGGGCCATTCCGCGAAGCGGCAGGCTCGGCGCCGCAGTTCGGCGACCGGCGCGGGTACCAGATGGACCCGGCGAACGCGCGGGAGGCGCTGCGCGAGATGGAGATGGATATTGGCGAAGGGGCGGACATCATCATGGTGAAGCCGGCACTGGCCTATCTGGATATCATCGCGCGGGCACGGCAGCGGTTCGACCTGCCCATAGCGGCATACAATGTGAGCGGCGAGTATTCGATGCTGAAGGCGGCGGCGCGCAACGGCTGGCTGGACGAGCGGCGCTCCGTGATGGAGGCGCTAACGGGCATCAAGCGCGCGGGGGCGGACATCATCATCACCTACCACGCCAAGGATGCGGCGAAGTGGCTGAGCGAGTAA
- a CDS encoding uroporphyrinogen-III synthase encodes MSRERAAKPLSGKRVMVTRSPDQSSAFANLLAEAGAAPVVIPAIIVGPPPDWRPMDEAIARLGNHDWVVFTSSNGVDYFFKRLAHAGKDAAALAGNKVATVGRATANTLRGHCREPDFVPSKHTSEVLVKEMGEARLKGKRVLTPRSDIAPDAIVKQMQAMGATVTDVPAYHTAMPEESRTKAVRAMTGGEVDIVTFTSSSTVMSLMTLLGDKARPLINGVTVACIGPVTAKTAEENGLRVDVMAGDNTTTGLVAALEAWAARKGG; translated from the coding sequence ATGAGCAGAGAACGAGCGGCGAAGCCTCTAAGCGGGAAGCGTGTGATGGTGACGCGCTCCCCAGACCAATCTTCGGCCTTTGCCAATCTCCTGGCGGAGGCGGGTGCGGCGCCGGTGGTGATCCCGGCGATCATCGTGGGGCCGCCACCGGACTGGCGGCCTATGGATGAGGCCATCGCGCGCCTTGGCAATCACGATTGGGTGGTCTTCACCAGCTCCAACGGCGTTGACTATTTCTTCAAGCGGCTTGCGCACGCCGGGAAGGATGCCGCCGCCCTGGCGGGCAACAAGGTGGCGACGGTTGGGCGCGCGACGGCGAACACGCTGAGAGGGCACTGTCGTGAGCCGGATTTCGTGCCGTCCAAGCACACATCGGAAGTGCTGGTGAAGGAGATGGGCGAGGCGAGGCTGAAGGGCAAGCGCGTCCTGACGCCGCGCTCGGACATCGCGCCGGACGCGATCGTGAAGCAGATGCAGGCGATGGGAGCGACGGTGACCGATGTGCCCGCCTACCATACGGCCATGCCGGAGGAATCGCGGACGAAGGCCGTGCGGGCGATGACCGGAGGCGAAGTGGACATCGTGACGTTCACAAGCTCGTCCACGGTGATGAGCCTGATGACACTCCTGGGCGATAAGGCGAGGCCGCTTATCAACGGGGTCACGGTGGCATGCATCGGCCCCGTGACGGCCAAGACGGCGGAGGAGAACGGCCTGCGGGTGGATGTGATGGCGGGCGACAATACGACGACCGGGTTGGTGGCGGCGCTGGAGGCGTGGGCGGCGAGAAAGGGAGGATAG
- the dnaN gene encoding DNA polymerase III subunit beta yields the protein MKLSCLQENLSRGLAIVGRAVATRTTLPITNNVYLATENGRLKLAATNLEIAIVHWVGAKIEKEGAITVPARLLTDFVNSLPNDKVEMDLSGKSKSLQLKCAKFEARFSGMDAEDFPPIPTIDQGVTMKIEAEHLRTAIGRVVFAAATEDSRPVLTGVNLEVEGDMLTLAAADGFRLSVDKTKVSTPVKEKLSVIVPARALNEVGKLIAEAKDPVTVTVNAAKSQILFSMENVRLVSQLIQGAFPNYSQLIPQKHSTRVTVDLEEFLRATKAASIFARDASGIVRLHMTPKDGADGEGKVAVSARAEEVGDNVGEIEAHIGGPEAKIAFNAKYLTDVLNVIGKGELLLDVTNASSPGLFHLSGAKDANYKHVVMPMFVQW from the coding sequence ATGAAGCTCTCTTGTCTGCAAGAGAACCTGAGTCGTGGGCTGGCCATTGTGGGCCGCGCGGTGGCAACGCGCACAACGTTGCCGATCACGAATAACGTCTACCTGGCGACGGAGAATGGCAGGCTGAAGCTCGCCGCCACGAACCTTGAGATCGCCATTGTCCACTGGGTCGGCGCGAAGATCGAGAAGGAAGGGGCCATCACCGTTCCCGCGCGCTTGCTCACGGACTTCGTCAATTCGCTCCCGAACGATAAGGTGGAGATGGACCTTTCCGGCAAGTCCAAGAGCCTCCAGCTGAAATGCGCCAAGTTCGAGGCGCGGTTCAGCGGCATGGACGCCGAGGACTTCCCGCCGATCCCGACGATTGACCAGGGCGTGACGATGAAGATCGAGGCGGAGCATCTGCGCACCGCCATCGGCAGGGTCGTCTTCGCGGCGGCGACGGAGGATTCGCGGCCTGTGCTGACGGGCGTCAACCTGGAGGTGGAGGGCGACATGCTGACGCTGGCCGCCGCCGACGGCTTCCGCCTCTCCGTGGACAAGACGAAGGTGAGCACGCCGGTGAAGGAGAAGCTGTCCGTCATCGTCCCGGCGCGCGCGTTGAACGAAGTAGGGAAGCTCATCGCCGAGGCGAAGGACCCCGTGACGGTCACGGTGAACGCGGCGAAGAGCCAGATCCTCTTCTCCATGGAGAATGTGCGGCTCGTCTCGCAGCTCATCCAAGGGGCCTTCCCCAACTATTCGCAGTTGATCCCGCAGAAGCACAGCACCCGGGTCACGGTTGACCTGGAGGAGTTCCTGCGCGCGACGAAGGCGGCTTCGATCTTCGCGCGGGACGCCAGCGGCATCGTGCGGCTGCACATGACGCCGAAGGACGGGGCGGACGGCGAGGGCAAAGTGGCGGTCTCCGCCAGGGCGGAAGAGGTAGGCGACAACGTGGGCGAAATCGAGGCGCACATCGGGGGGCCGGAGGCGAAGATCGCCTTCAACGCGAAGTACCTGACGGACGTGCTCAACGTCATCGGCAAAGGGGAGCTGCTGCTGGACGTGACGAACGCCTCAAGCCCGGGGCTCTTCCACCTCAGCGGCGCCAAGGACGCGAATTACAAGCACGTGGTCATGCCGATGTTTGTGCAGTGGTAG
- a CDS encoding CoA transferase, translating to MPGRYGFLSHLTALDLTDEKGSMAGRILADLGARVIKVEPPGGDPGRSSGPRVAKVKSKAHSMVWLSYNHNKESITLDLARPEGTALFKQLAAKADVVIESFAPGHMDSLGLGFEALRAVNPGIVLTSITAFGQSGPYKDYRASDLTLMALGGIMNLIGDPDRPPVRVSIEQAVAHGCSYAAVGTLMAHAARMQTGEGSHVDCSILDSLILPIGSALPAWEVDRAEFKREGSRMVTTVSRRSIYPCKDGHLAFLISFGKNAVPFMTPLVQWMKEVGMAGGLEHVDIQNTKIEQVAKEQLSRYEDDLLRFFMTKTKAQIREEAVKRRLLADAISTVADICADPQLQARSFFTNVRHPDLGRDVLHPGTFILCPEERPLPTRPAPRPGEHNAAVYGGILNLAPRRVAKLKAQGAI from the coding sequence GTGCCCGGCAGATACGGCTTCCTTTCGCACCTCACCGCGCTCGACCTCACAGATGAAAAGGGCTCCATGGCCGGGCGCATCCTGGCCGATCTGGGCGCGCGCGTCATCAAGGTGGAGCCGCCCGGCGGCGATCCCGGGCGCAGCTCCGGGCCGCGCGTGGCCAAGGTCAAGAGCAAGGCCCATAGCATGGTGTGGCTTTCCTACAACCACAACAAGGAGAGCATCACCCTGGATCTCGCGCGGCCCGAGGGAACGGCCCTCTTCAAGCAGCTCGCGGCAAAGGCCGATGTCGTCATCGAATCGTTTGCGCCGGGGCACATGGACAGCCTCGGCCTCGGCTTCGAAGCGCTGCGCGCCGTCAATCCCGGCATCGTCCTCACCTCCATCACCGCGTTCGGGCAGAGCGGCCCGTACAAGGACTACCGCGCGTCCGACCTGACGCTCATGGCCCTGGGCGGCATCATGAACCTCATCGGCGACCCGGACCGCCCGCCGGTGCGCGTCTCCATAGAGCAGGCCGTAGCCCACGGGTGCAGCTACGCGGCGGTCGGCACGCTGATGGCCCACGCGGCGCGCATGCAGACCGGCGAAGGCTCTCACGTTGATTGCTCCATCCTGGACTCCCTCATCCTGCCCATCGGCAGTGCCCTCCCGGCCTGGGAGGTGGACCGCGCCGAGTTCAAGCGCGAGGGCAGCCGAATGGTGACGACGGTCTCCCGGCGCTCCATCTATCCGTGCAAGGACGGCCACCTAGCCTTTCTTATCAGCTTCGGCAAGAACGCGGTGCCGTTCATGACGCCCTTGGTCCAGTGGATGAAGGAAGTGGGCATGGCCGGCGGCCTGGAGCATGTAGATATCCAAAATACAAAAATCGAGCAGGTTGCAAAAGAACAGCTTTCCCGATATGAAGACGACCTTCTCCGCTTCTTCATGACGAAGACGAAGGCCCAGATCCGTGAAGAGGCCGTGAAGCGCCGCCTGCTGGCCGATGCCATCAGCACCGTGGCCGATATCTGCGCCGACCCGCAGCTGCAGGCGCGCAGCTTCTTCACCAACGTGCGCCACCCGGACCTGGGCCGCGACGTGCTGCACCCGGGCACCTTCATCCTCTGCCCGGAGGAGCGTCCCCTTCCCACACGGCCTGCGCCCAGGCCGGGAGAACACAACGCCGCCGTCTATGGCGGCATCCTCAACCTCGCGCCGCGCCGAGTGGCGAAGCTGAAAGCGCAGGGCGCGATATGA
- a CDS encoding TIGR00730 family Rossman fold protein — translation MIRGFRTLHFVGPCVTVFGSARFSEANPNYALGRAAGFELAKAGFTVVTGGGPGIMEAANRGAREAGGHSVGCGIKLPMEQARNPYIDTWVEFHYFFVRKVMLVKYSYGFVVLPGGFGTMDEVFETATLIQTGKIRDFPLVLLGKDFWTPILNFMRDRMVGYGTINAEDIDRLIVTDDPKEAAVRIRQTAFTKFGVRFARPKKRRWWLLEGRAKRRPSPQG, via the coding sequence ATGATCCGCGGCTTCCGCACCCTGCACTTTGTGGGGCCGTGCGTCACGGTCTTCGGCTCGGCGCGATTTTCTGAAGCCAATCCGAATTATGCGCTTGGTCGCGCCGCTGGCTTTGAGCTGGCGAAGGCGGGCTTCACGGTGGTCACCGGCGGCGGCCCCGGCATCATGGAGGCGGCGAACCGAGGCGCGAGGGAGGCTGGCGGCCACAGCGTGGGCTGCGGCATCAAGCTGCCGATGGAGCAGGCGCGCAACCCCTACATAGACACGTGGGTGGAGTTTCACTATTTCTTTGTGCGCAAGGTGATGCTCGTCAAGTATTCCTACGGCTTTGTCGTGCTGCCCGGCGGCTTCGGCACGATGGACGAGGTCTTTGAGACGGCGACGCTGATCCAGACGGGCAAGATCAGGGACTTTCCTCTGGTGCTGTTGGGCAAGGACTTCTGGACGCCCATCCTGAACTTCATGCGCGACCGCATGGTTGGCTACGGGACCATCAATGCGGAGGATATTGACCGACTGATCGTCACCGACGATCCAAAAGAGGCGGCGGTGCGGATCCGCCAGACGGCCTTCACGAAGTTCGGGGTGCGGTTCGCAAGGCCGAAGAAGCGGCGGTGGTGGCTTCTGGAGGGCAGGGCTAAGCGGCGGCCATCGCCTCAGGGCTAG
- a CDS encoding CoA transferase, whose amino-acid sequence MSAAPLHGIRVVEFSTLIAGPLTGTTLGDYGAEVIKIEGVKRADQLRFHPPKRGNVKGGNSARFAQYNHSKLSLTLDMNEPGSIEAATALIAQSDVIVENYSPRVLKGWGLTYERLRAVRPDLVMISMSALGQTGPHAHHIGLGAGLAARGGFVHVSGWPDREPCLPVGAYTDYIGPPLAVAAVLAALERRRRTGQGAYIDLSQLEAPLLFVEPAILDYQVSGRIATREGNRSDAASPHGAFRCKGDDAWCAIAVHSDADWAKLCAAIGRGEMARDARFATLQARRANEAEATALIEGWTGARAPDESMRELQAAGVEAGAVHKPGDLHSDPQLAHRTYLASRKHPDGESFTYHAPPFHISTAPADIRRFPYLGEHNGYVLKDLLGRA is encoded by the coding sequence ATGAGCGCAGCGCCACTGCACGGCATCCGCGTGGTGGAGTTCTCCACGCTCATCGCAGGCCCGCTCACGGGAACAACCCTCGGCGATTACGGCGCGGAGGTCATCAAAATCGAAGGCGTCAAACGCGCCGACCAGCTGCGCTTCCATCCGCCCAAGCGCGGCAATGTGAAGGGCGGTAATAGCGCGCGCTTCGCCCAATACAACCACTCGAAGCTCTCCCTGACGCTCGATATGAACGAGCCCGGCTCCATCGAGGCGGCGACCGCGCTCATCGCGCAATCGGACGTTATCGTCGAGAATTACTCGCCGCGCGTCCTCAAGGGCTGGGGCCTCACCTACGAGCGCCTGCGCGCCGTCAGGCCGGACCTGGTGATGATCAGCATGAGCGCCCTGGGGCAGACGGGCCCGCATGCGCACCACATCGGCCTTGGCGCGGGACTCGCCGCCAGGGGCGGCTTTGTCCACGTCTCCGGCTGGCCGGACCGCGAGCCGTGTCTGCCCGTCGGCGCCTATACCGATTACATCGGCCCGCCGCTGGCCGTCGCTGCCGTCCTGGCCGCGCTCGAGCGGCGACGGCGCACCGGGCAGGGCGCGTACATTGACCTCTCGCAGCTTGAGGCGCCGCTCCTCTTCGTCGAGCCGGCGATCCTGGATTACCAGGTGAGCGGCAGGATCGCAACGCGCGAGGGGAACCGCTCGGACGCCGCTTCGCCCCACGGTGCCTTCCGCTGCAAAGGCGATGACGCCTGGTGCGCCATCGCCGTGCATTCGGATGCCGATTGGGCGAAGCTCTGCGCCGCCATAGGGCGCGGGGAGATGGCGCGCGATGCGCGCTTCGCGACGCTGCAGGCGCGCCGGGCAAATGAGGCGGAGGCGACGGCGCTCATCGAAGGGTGGACGGGCGCGCGCGCGCCCGATGAGTCCATGCGCGAGCTGCAAGCGGCGGGCGTGGAGGCCGGGGCCGTGCACAAGCCAGGGGACCTGCACAGCGACCCGCAGTTGGCCCACCGCACCTATCTCGCCTCGCGGAAGCATCCGGACGGCGAATCGTTCACCTACCACGCGCCGCCCTTCCACATCTCCACCGCCCCGGCGGACATCCGCCGCTTCCCATACCTGGGGGAGCACAATGGCTACGTGCTCAAGGATCTCCTGGGGCGCGCCTAG
- a CDS encoding LLM class flavin-dependent oxidoreductase produces the protein MQFGLFTWFNPLPGQSEAESFAWGFQEIETAEAMGWDTVWLPQQRFSGSLILSASPFVMATAAVARIKRIKIGLAIHTLGLNTGKNEDPRVSRYAALWPSDPLETAEAVATIDQVSRGRFIYGAGGYTAGDPQRQRNFYEFLEVMQLAWKDGPFPGYEGEFYRHPPNPGVAPKPYSRRIPISVAADNQKSFPKIGEKGYQLLIGAGTSHNPRGESAMIEDVKRYRESWKAAGHPGEPQITVRIPTHVAETKERALQDVEETMKLAWERALNKMLPQAAPGTPSAQSAERMNLFGTAEEAIERIHRLRETMGATEIMFETNYWGRIPTERVLNSMRLITEKVIPKFA, from the coding sequence ATGCAATTCGGATTGTTCACCTGGTTCAACCCGCTGCCTGGGCAATCGGAGGCTGAATCCTTCGCGTGGGGATTCCAGGAGATCGAGACGGCGGAGGCCATGGGCTGGGACACCGTCTGGCTACCGCAGCAGCGCTTCTCCGGATCGCTGATCCTCAGCGCCTCTCCCTTTGTGATGGCGACGGCGGCAGTGGCGCGGATCAAGCGGATCAAGATCGGGCTGGCGATCCACACGCTGGGGCTGAACACGGGGAAGAATGAGGACCCGCGAGTATCGCGCTATGCGGCGCTCTGGCCCTCCGACCCGCTGGAGACGGCGGAGGCCGTGGCGACGATAGACCAGGTGAGCCGCGGGCGGTTCATCTACGGGGCGGGCGGCTACACGGCGGGCGACCCGCAGCGCCAGCGCAACTTCTACGAATTCCTGGAAGTGATGCAGCTTGCCTGGAAGGATGGGCCCTTCCCGGGCTACGAAGGCGAGTTCTACCGCCATCCGCCGAACCCGGGCGTCGCGCCGAAGCCGTACAGCAGGCGCATCCCCATCTCCGTAGCGGCGGACAACCAGAAGAGCTTTCCCAAAATCGGCGAGAAAGGCTATCAACTACTCATCGGGGCCGGAACGTCGCACAATCCGCGCGGGGAATCGGCGATGATCGAGGATGTGAAGCGATACAGGGAGTCGTGGAAGGCGGCCGGCCACCCGGGCGAGCCGCAGATCACGGTGCGCATCCCCACGCACGTGGCGGAGACGAAGGAGCGCGCGCTGCAAGATGTGGAGGAGACGATGAAGCTGGCCTGGGAGCGCGCGCTGAACAAGATGCTGCCGCAGGCGGCCCCGGGCACGCCGAGCGCGCAATCGGCGGAGCGGATGAACCTCTTCGGGACGGCTGAAGAGGCGATCGAGCGCATCCACCGGCTGAGAGAGACCATGGGCGCGACGGAGATCATGTTCGAGACGAACTACTGGGGCCGGATCCCGACCGAGCGCGTGCTGAACTCCATGCGCCTCATCACAGAGAAGGTCATCCCCAAGTTCGCGTGA